From Desmodus rotundus isolate HL8 chromosome 12, HLdesRot8A.1, whole genome shotgun sequence, one genomic window encodes:
- the GMFG gene encoding glia maturation factor gamma isoform X1 has protein sequence MSDSLVVCEVDPELKEKLRKFRFRKETDNAAIIMKVDKDRQMVVLEEEFQNISPEELKMELPERQPRFVVYSYKYVHADGRVSYPLCFIFSSPVGCKPEQQMMYAGSKNRLVQTAELTKVFEIRTTDDLTEAWLQEKLSFFR, from the exons ATG TCTGATTCCCTGGTGGTGTGCGAGGTGGACCCAGAGCTAAAGGAAAAGCTGAGGAAATTTCGCTTTCGGAAAGAGACTGACAATGCAGCCATAATAA TGAAGGTGGACAAAGACCGGCAGATGGTGGTGCTGGAGGAAGAATTCCAG aacaTTTCTCCAGAGGAACTAAAAATGGAGTTGCCAGAGAGACAGCCAAG GTTCGTGGTTTACAGCTACAAGTATGTGCATGCAGACGGCCGCGTGTCCTACCCCTTGTGTTTCATCTTCTCCAGCCCTGTGG GCTGCAAGCCCGAACAACAGATGATGTATGCAGGGAGTAAAAACAGACTGGTACAAACGGCAGAGCTCACAAag GTGTTTGAAATCCGCACCACTGATGACCTCACAGAGGCCTGGCTCCAAGAGAAGTTGTCCTTTTTTCGTTGA
- the GMFG gene encoding glia maturation factor gamma isoform X2, which produces MKVDKDRQMVVLEEEFQNISPEELKMELPERQPRFVVYSYKYVHADGRVSYPLCFIFSSPVGCKPEQQMMYAGSKNRLVQTAELTKVFEIRTTDDLTEAWLQEKLSFFR; this is translated from the exons A TGAAGGTGGACAAAGACCGGCAGATGGTGGTGCTGGAGGAAGAATTCCAG aacaTTTCTCCAGAGGAACTAAAAATGGAGTTGCCAGAGAGACAGCCAAG GTTCGTGGTTTACAGCTACAAGTATGTGCATGCAGACGGCCGCGTGTCCTACCCCTTGTGTTTCATCTTCTCCAGCCCTGTGG GCTGCAAGCCCGAACAACAGATGATGTATGCAGGGAGTAAAAACAGACTGGTACAAACGGCAGAGCTCACAAag GTGTTTGAAATCCGCACCACTGATGACCTCACAGAGGCCTGGCTCCAAGAGAAGTTGTCCTTTTTTCGTTGA
- the LRFN1 gene encoding leucine-rich repeat and fibronectin type III domain-containing protein 1 isoform X2 has product MQSGWFCSEPTGGLEPCLMKKPRFREIQTLARGHTATIDRRVVELRLTDNFIAAVRRRDFANMTSLVHLTLSRNTIGQVAAGAFADLRALRALHLDSNRLAEVRGDQLRGLGNLRHLILGNNQIRRVESAAFDAFLSTVEDLDLSYNNLEALPWEAVGQMVNLNTLTLDHNLIDHIAEGTFVQLHKLVRLDMTSNRLHKLPPDGLFLRSQGPGPKPPTPLTVSFGGNPLHCNCELLWLRRLTREDDLETCATPEHLTDRYFWSIPEEEFLCEPPLITRQAGGRALVVEGQAVSLRCRAVGDPEPVVHWVAPDGRLLGNSSRTRVRGDGTLDVTITTLRDSGTFTCIASNAAGEATAPVEVCVVPLPLMAPPPAAPPPLTEPGSSDIATPGRPGANESAAERRLVAAELTSNSVLIRWPAQRPVPGIRMYQVQYNSSADDSLVYRMIPSTSQTFLVNDLAAGRAYDLCVLAVYDDGATALPATRVVGCVQFTTAGDPAPCRPLRAHFLGGTMIIAIGGVIVASVLVFIVLLMIRYKVYGDGDSRRVKGLRSPPRVSHVCSQTNGAGVPQAVPPPPQDQYEALREVATPDAATVEAKAMTVEMTSAEPEAALGRSLGGSATSLCLLPSEEISGDESRAALGPRRSRSGALGPPASAPSTLTLVPGGAPARPKPQQRYSFDGDYGALFQSHSYPRRARRTKRHRSTPHLDVAGGGAAGEDGDLGLGSVRARLAFTSTEWMLESTV; this is encoded by the exons ATGCAAAGTGGTTGGTTTTGTTCTGAGCCCACCGGAGGCCTGGAGCCCTGCCTC atgaagaaaccgagatTCAGAGAGATTCAGacacttgcccgaggtcacacagcta CCATCGACCGGCGTGTGGTGGAGCTGCGGCTCACCGACAACTTCATCGCAGCAGTGCGCCGCCGAGACTTCGCCAACATGACCAGCCTGGTGCACCTCACCCTCTCCCGTAACACCATCGGCCAAGTGGCAGCGGGCGCCTTTGCTGACCTCCGTGCCCTCCGGGCCCTGCACCTCGACAGTAACCGACTGGCTGAGGTACGTGGTGACCAGCTCCGTGGCTTGGGCAACCTCCGGCACCTGATCCTCGGCAACAACCAGATCCGCCGGGTGGAGTCGGCGGCCTTCGACGCCTTCTTGTCCACCGTGGAGGACCTGGATCTGTCCTATAACAACCTCgaggccctgccctgggaggctgTAGGCCAGATGGTGAACCTGAACACCCTCACTCTGGACCACAATCTCATCGACCACATTGCGGAAGGTACCTTTGTTCAGCTTCACAAACTGGTTCGCCTGGACATGACCTCCAACCGCCTCCATAAACTACCCCCTGATGGGCTCTTCCTGAGGTCCCAAGGCCCCGGGCCCAAGCCGCCCACGCCACTCACGGTCAGCTTTGGTGGCAACCCCCTGCATTGCAACTGCGAGCTGCTGTGGCTCCGGCGGCTGACCAGAGAGGATGACCTGGAGACATGTGCCACCCCTGAGCACCTCACTGACCGCTACTTCTGGTCCATCCCTGAAGAGGAGTTCCTGTGTGAACCCCCGCTGATCACACGGCAGGCAGGGGGCCGGGCTCTCGTGGTGGAGGGCCAGGCGGTCAGCCTGCGATGCCGAGCAGTGGGTGACCCAGAGCCGGTGGTACATTGGGTGGCACCTGACGGGCGGTTGTTGGGGAACTCGAGCCGGACCCGGGTTCGAGGGGATGGGACATTGGATGTAACCATCACCACCTTACGGGACAGTGGTACCTTCACTTGCATTGCCTCCAATGCTGCTGGGGAAGCCACGGCACCCGTGGAGGTTTGCGTGGTGCCCCTGCCTCTAATGGCGCCCCCACCGGCTGCCCCACCACCTCTCACTGAGCCTGGCTCCTCTGACATCGCTACGCCTGGCCGACCTGGTGCCAACGAATCAGCTGCTGAGCGCCGGCTGGTGGCGGCAGAGCTCACGTCCAACTCTGTGCTAATCCGCTGGCCAGCGCAGAGACCGGTGCCTGGCATCCGCATGTATCAAGTCCAGTACAACAGCTCCGCTGATGACTCCCTCGTCTATAG GATGATCCCCTCCACCAGCCAGACCTTCCTGGTGAACGATCTGGCAGCGGGCCGAGCCTATGACCTGTGTGTGCTGGCGGTCTATGACGACGGGGCCACTGCGCTACCAGCCACGCGAGTGGTGGGCTGTGTGCAGTTTACCACGGCTGGGGATCCGGCGCCCTGCCGCCCACTTAGGGCCCACTTCTTGGGTGGCACCATGATCATTGCCATCGGGGGCGTCATCGTCGCCTCAGTCCTCGTCTTCATCGTTCTGCTCATGATCCGCTACAAGGTCTATGGAGATGGAGACAGCCGCCGCGTCAAGGGCCTCAGGTCGCCCCCGCGGGTCAGCCACGTGTGCTCACAGACCAACGGCGCAGGTGTGCCACAGGCCGTGCCCCCGCCACCGCAAGACCAATACGAGGCGCTACGGGAGGTGGCTACCCCGGATGCGGCGACGGTCGAAGCGAAGGCCATGACGGTCGAGATGACTTCCGCAGAGCCGGAGGCAGCCCTTGGACGCTCCCTGGGCGGCTCTGCCACCTCGCTGTGTCTGCTGCCATCCGAGGAAATCTCCGGGGATGAGTCTCGGGCCGCACTGGGTCCTCGGAGGAGCCGCTCTGGGGCCCTTGGGCCGCCAGCTTCGGCGCCTTCCACTCTAACTCTGGTTCCTGGGGGAGCCCCGGCCCGGCCGAAGCCTCAGCAGCGCTATTCGTTCGACGGGGACTATGGGGCGCTGTTCCAGAGCCACAGTTACCCGCGCCGCGCCCGGCGGACAAAGCGCCACCGATCCACACCACACCTGGACGTGGCTGGAGGGGGCGCGGCCGGGGAGGACGGAGACCTGGGGCTGGGCTCCGTCAGGGCACgcctggcttttaccagcaccgaGTGGATGCTGGAGAGTACCGTGTGA
- the LRFN1 gene encoding leucine-rich repeat and fibronectin type III domain-containing protein 1 isoform X3: MKKPRFREIQTLARGHTATIDRRVVELRLTDNFIAAVRRRDFANMTSLVHLTLSRNTIGQVAAGAFADLRALRALHLDSNRLAEVRGDQLRGLGNLRHLILGNNQIRRVESAAFDAFLSTVEDLDLSYNNLEALPWEAVGQMVNLNTLTLDHNLIDHIAEGTFVQLHKLVRLDMTSNRLHKLPPDGLFLRSQGPGPKPPTPLTVSFGGNPLHCNCELLWLRRLTREDDLETCATPEHLTDRYFWSIPEEEFLCEPPLITRQAGGRALVVEGQAVSLRCRAVGDPEPVVHWVAPDGRLLGNSSRTRVRGDGTLDVTITTLRDSGTFTCIASNAAGEATAPVEVCVVPLPLMAPPPAAPPPLTEPGSSDIATPGRPGANESAAERRLVAAELTSNSVLIRWPAQRPVPGIRMYQVQYNSSADDSLVYRMIPSTSQTFLVNDLAAGRAYDLCVLAVYDDGATALPATRVVGCVQFTTAGDPAPCRPLRAHFLGGTMIIAIGGVIVASVLVFIVLLMIRYKVYGDGDSRRVKGLRSPPRVSHVCSQTNGAGVPQAVPPPPQDQYEALREVATPDAATVEAKAMTVEMTSAEPEAALGRSLGGSATSLCLLPSEEISGDESRAALGPRRSRSGALGPPASAPSTLTLVPGGAPARPKPQQRYSFDGDYGALFQSHSYPRRARRTKRHRSTPHLDVAGGGAAGEDGDLGLGSVRARLAFTSTEWMLESTV, translated from the exons atgaagaaaccgagatTCAGAGAGATTCAGacacttgcccgaggtcacacagcta CCATCGACCGGCGTGTGGTGGAGCTGCGGCTCACCGACAACTTCATCGCAGCAGTGCGCCGCCGAGACTTCGCCAACATGACCAGCCTGGTGCACCTCACCCTCTCCCGTAACACCATCGGCCAAGTGGCAGCGGGCGCCTTTGCTGACCTCCGTGCCCTCCGGGCCCTGCACCTCGACAGTAACCGACTGGCTGAGGTACGTGGTGACCAGCTCCGTGGCTTGGGCAACCTCCGGCACCTGATCCTCGGCAACAACCAGATCCGCCGGGTGGAGTCGGCGGCCTTCGACGCCTTCTTGTCCACCGTGGAGGACCTGGATCTGTCCTATAACAACCTCgaggccctgccctgggaggctgTAGGCCAGATGGTGAACCTGAACACCCTCACTCTGGACCACAATCTCATCGACCACATTGCGGAAGGTACCTTTGTTCAGCTTCACAAACTGGTTCGCCTGGACATGACCTCCAACCGCCTCCATAAACTACCCCCTGATGGGCTCTTCCTGAGGTCCCAAGGCCCCGGGCCCAAGCCGCCCACGCCACTCACGGTCAGCTTTGGTGGCAACCCCCTGCATTGCAACTGCGAGCTGCTGTGGCTCCGGCGGCTGACCAGAGAGGATGACCTGGAGACATGTGCCACCCCTGAGCACCTCACTGACCGCTACTTCTGGTCCATCCCTGAAGAGGAGTTCCTGTGTGAACCCCCGCTGATCACACGGCAGGCAGGGGGCCGGGCTCTCGTGGTGGAGGGCCAGGCGGTCAGCCTGCGATGCCGAGCAGTGGGTGACCCAGAGCCGGTGGTACATTGGGTGGCACCTGACGGGCGGTTGTTGGGGAACTCGAGCCGGACCCGGGTTCGAGGGGATGGGACATTGGATGTAACCATCACCACCTTACGGGACAGTGGTACCTTCACTTGCATTGCCTCCAATGCTGCTGGGGAAGCCACGGCACCCGTGGAGGTTTGCGTGGTGCCCCTGCCTCTAATGGCGCCCCCACCGGCTGCCCCACCACCTCTCACTGAGCCTGGCTCCTCTGACATCGCTACGCCTGGCCGACCTGGTGCCAACGAATCAGCTGCTGAGCGCCGGCTGGTGGCGGCAGAGCTCACGTCCAACTCTGTGCTAATCCGCTGGCCAGCGCAGAGACCGGTGCCTGGCATCCGCATGTATCAAGTCCAGTACAACAGCTCCGCTGATGACTCCCTCGTCTATAG GATGATCCCCTCCACCAGCCAGACCTTCCTGGTGAACGATCTGGCAGCGGGCCGAGCCTATGACCTGTGTGTGCTGGCGGTCTATGACGACGGGGCCACTGCGCTACCAGCCACGCGAGTGGTGGGCTGTGTGCAGTTTACCACGGCTGGGGATCCGGCGCCCTGCCGCCCACTTAGGGCCCACTTCTTGGGTGGCACCATGATCATTGCCATCGGGGGCGTCATCGTCGCCTCAGTCCTCGTCTTCATCGTTCTGCTCATGATCCGCTACAAGGTCTATGGAGATGGAGACAGCCGCCGCGTCAAGGGCCTCAGGTCGCCCCCGCGGGTCAGCCACGTGTGCTCACAGACCAACGGCGCAGGTGTGCCACAGGCCGTGCCCCCGCCACCGCAAGACCAATACGAGGCGCTACGGGAGGTGGCTACCCCGGATGCGGCGACGGTCGAAGCGAAGGCCATGACGGTCGAGATGACTTCCGCAGAGCCGGAGGCAGCCCTTGGACGCTCCCTGGGCGGCTCTGCCACCTCGCTGTGTCTGCTGCCATCCGAGGAAATCTCCGGGGATGAGTCTCGGGCCGCACTGGGTCCTCGGAGGAGCCGCTCTGGGGCCCTTGGGCCGCCAGCTTCGGCGCCTTCCACTCTAACTCTGGTTCCTGGGGGAGCCCCGGCCCGGCCGAAGCCTCAGCAGCGCTATTCGTTCGACGGGGACTATGGGGCGCTGTTCCAGAGCCACAGTTACCCGCGCCGCGCCCGGCGGACAAAGCGCCACCGATCCACACCACACCTGGACGTGGCTGGAGGGGGCGCGGCCGGGGAGGACGGAGACCTGGGGCTGGGCTCCGTCAGGGCACgcctggcttttaccagcaccgaGTGGATGCTGGAGAGTACCGTGTGA
- the LRFN1 gene encoding leucine-rich repeat and fibronectin type III domain-containing protein 1 isoform X1 → MAPGPFSALLSPPPAALSFLLLLWVGASRGQPCPGRCICQNVAPTLTMLCAKTGLLFVPPAIDRRVVELRLTDNFIAAVRRRDFANMTSLVHLTLSRNTIGQVAAGAFADLRALRALHLDSNRLAEVRGDQLRGLGNLRHLILGNNQIRRVESAAFDAFLSTVEDLDLSYNNLEALPWEAVGQMVNLNTLTLDHNLIDHIAEGTFVQLHKLVRLDMTSNRLHKLPPDGLFLRSQGPGPKPPTPLTVSFGGNPLHCNCELLWLRRLTREDDLETCATPEHLTDRYFWSIPEEEFLCEPPLITRQAGGRALVVEGQAVSLRCRAVGDPEPVVHWVAPDGRLLGNSSRTRVRGDGTLDVTITTLRDSGTFTCIASNAAGEATAPVEVCVVPLPLMAPPPAAPPPLTEPGSSDIATPGRPGANESAAERRLVAAELTSNSVLIRWPAQRPVPGIRMYQVQYNSSADDSLVYRMIPSTSQTFLVNDLAAGRAYDLCVLAVYDDGATALPATRVVGCVQFTTAGDPAPCRPLRAHFLGGTMIIAIGGVIVASVLVFIVLLMIRYKVYGDGDSRRVKGLRSPPRVSHVCSQTNGAGVPQAVPPPPQDQYEALREVATPDAATVEAKAMTVEMTSAEPEAALGRSLGGSATSLCLLPSEEISGDESRAALGPRRSRSGALGPPASAPSTLTLVPGGAPARPKPQQRYSFDGDYGALFQSHSYPRRARRTKRHRSTPHLDVAGGGAAGEDGDLGLGSVRARLAFTSTEWMLESTV, encoded by the exons ATGGCTCCAGGCCCCTTCTCAGCGCTGCTCTCGCCACCACCTGCTGCCCTGTCCTTTCTGCTGCTACTCTGGGTGGGGGCATCTCgtggccagccctgccctggccgcTGCATCTGCCAGAACGTGGCGCCCACACTGACCATGCTGTGTGCCAAGACCGGCTTGCTCTTTGTGCCGCCAGCCATCGACCGGCGTGTGGTGGAGCTGCGGCTCACCGACAACTTCATCGCAGCAGTGCGCCGCCGAGACTTCGCCAACATGACCAGCCTGGTGCACCTCACCCTCTCCCGTAACACCATCGGCCAAGTGGCAGCGGGCGCCTTTGCTGACCTCCGTGCCCTCCGGGCCCTGCACCTCGACAGTAACCGACTGGCTGAGGTACGTGGTGACCAGCTCCGTGGCTTGGGCAACCTCCGGCACCTGATCCTCGGCAACAACCAGATCCGCCGGGTGGAGTCGGCGGCCTTCGACGCCTTCTTGTCCACCGTGGAGGACCTGGATCTGTCCTATAACAACCTCgaggccctgccctgggaggctgTAGGCCAGATGGTGAACCTGAACACCCTCACTCTGGACCACAATCTCATCGACCACATTGCGGAAGGTACCTTTGTTCAGCTTCACAAACTGGTTCGCCTGGACATGACCTCCAACCGCCTCCATAAACTACCCCCTGATGGGCTCTTCCTGAGGTCCCAAGGCCCCGGGCCCAAGCCGCCCACGCCACTCACGGTCAGCTTTGGTGGCAACCCCCTGCATTGCAACTGCGAGCTGCTGTGGCTCCGGCGGCTGACCAGAGAGGATGACCTGGAGACATGTGCCACCCCTGAGCACCTCACTGACCGCTACTTCTGGTCCATCCCTGAAGAGGAGTTCCTGTGTGAACCCCCGCTGATCACACGGCAGGCAGGGGGCCGGGCTCTCGTGGTGGAGGGCCAGGCGGTCAGCCTGCGATGCCGAGCAGTGGGTGACCCAGAGCCGGTGGTACATTGGGTGGCACCTGACGGGCGGTTGTTGGGGAACTCGAGCCGGACCCGGGTTCGAGGGGATGGGACATTGGATGTAACCATCACCACCTTACGGGACAGTGGTACCTTCACTTGCATTGCCTCCAATGCTGCTGGGGAAGCCACGGCACCCGTGGAGGTTTGCGTGGTGCCCCTGCCTCTAATGGCGCCCCCACCGGCTGCCCCACCACCTCTCACTGAGCCTGGCTCCTCTGACATCGCTACGCCTGGCCGACCTGGTGCCAACGAATCAGCTGCTGAGCGCCGGCTGGTGGCGGCAGAGCTCACGTCCAACTCTGTGCTAATCCGCTGGCCAGCGCAGAGACCGGTGCCTGGCATCCGCATGTATCAAGTCCAGTACAACAGCTCCGCTGATGACTCCCTCGTCTATAG GATGATCCCCTCCACCAGCCAGACCTTCCTGGTGAACGATCTGGCAGCGGGCCGAGCCTATGACCTGTGTGTGCTGGCGGTCTATGACGACGGGGCCACTGCGCTACCAGCCACGCGAGTGGTGGGCTGTGTGCAGTTTACCACGGCTGGGGATCCGGCGCCCTGCCGCCCACTTAGGGCCCACTTCTTGGGTGGCACCATGATCATTGCCATCGGGGGCGTCATCGTCGCCTCAGTCCTCGTCTTCATCGTTCTGCTCATGATCCGCTACAAGGTCTATGGAGATGGAGACAGCCGCCGCGTCAAGGGCCTCAGGTCGCCCCCGCGGGTCAGCCACGTGTGCTCACAGACCAACGGCGCAGGTGTGCCACAGGCCGTGCCCCCGCCACCGCAAGACCAATACGAGGCGCTACGGGAGGTGGCTACCCCGGATGCGGCGACGGTCGAAGCGAAGGCCATGACGGTCGAGATGACTTCCGCAGAGCCGGAGGCAGCCCTTGGACGCTCCCTGGGCGGCTCTGCCACCTCGCTGTGTCTGCTGCCATCCGAGGAAATCTCCGGGGATGAGTCTCGGGCCGCACTGGGTCCTCGGAGGAGCCGCTCTGGGGCCCTTGGGCCGCCAGCTTCGGCGCCTTCCACTCTAACTCTGGTTCCTGGGGGAGCCCCGGCCCGGCCGAAGCCTCAGCAGCGCTATTCGTTCGACGGGGACTATGGGGCGCTGTTCCAGAGCCACAGTTACCCGCGCCGCGCCCGGCGGACAAAGCGCCACCGATCCACACCACACCTGGACGTGGCTGGAGGGGGCGCGGCCGGGGAGGACGGAGACCTGGGGCTGGGCTCCGTCAGGGCACgcctggcttttaccagcaccgaGTGGATGCTGGAGAGTACCGTGTGA